The Spartobacteria bacterium genome contains a region encoding:
- a CDS encoding methyltransferase domain-containing protein, translated as MISTAATVSFEEQRQELILAGTWLPRDAAATSADQELMRGAASAVKGKLFINCKRLLRINAPAFRAFLDVLKWISCNQPELEVQIIISSVIPWASRRFRIIPRLSERFSVLLYDQDFYPGQDAVEDASFIPVLQTQSKIIWEQEKDILPRHGLTPNMKVADICCGIGTFASQIARHFEPKEVIGVDHAQVSLDYARYLVKEFCLSGLEFIYGDASNLLLEDDRFDFVACRLALQIFNQPEHILRELIRICAPGGRVYLLNETFSRCFGYPCADAIAWTYQEASGLFGELSMDLEFGPKMRCYMVEAGLEDIRVEPLMLTSCNTSGEDFAAVIRSWEHYVVEQLAAKSGKDKNYCQRLHEGFAAHIRAVTHEKGFGGWPIWAASGRKGKQ; from the coding sequence ATGATATCTACTGCTGCAACCGTATCTTTTGAAGAACAGAGACAGGAGCTGATTCTTGCCGGAACCTGGCTTCCCCGTGATGCTGCCGCCACGTCGGCGGATCAGGAGCTGATGCGAGGAGCTGCTTCAGCGGTAAAAGGAAAACTGTTCATTAATTGTAAACGACTTCTCCGGATCAATGCCCCGGCATTCAGGGCTTTTCTGGATGTGTTGAAGTGGATCAGCTGCAACCAACCGGAGCTTGAAGTACAGATCATTATTTCCAGTGTCATTCCATGGGCTTCACGTAGATTCCGCATCATTCCCCGCTTGAGCGAACGGTTCAGTGTATTGCTTTATGATCAGGATTTTTATCCCGGGCAGGATGCGGTTGAAGATGCATCGTTCATTCCGGTTTTACAGACTCAGTCCAAAATCATATGGGAACAGGAAAAGGATATACTCCCGCGACATGGGTTGACACCAAACATGAAAGTGGCGGATATCTGCTGCGGTATCGGCACCTTTGCATCGCAAATCGCGCGGCATTTTGAACCAAAAGAAGTGATCGGAGTGGATCATGCCCAGGTATCGCTGGATTATGCCCGCTATTTGGTTAAAGAATTCTGTTTGTCGGGGCTTGAATTTATATACGGAGATGCGTCGAATCTCCTGCTTGAAGATGATCGATTTGACTTTGTGGCGTGCCGGCTGGCTTTACAGATTTTTAATCAGCCGGAGCACATCCTTCGCGAACTGATTCGGATTTGTGCACCCGGCGGGCGTGTTTATTTACTCAACGAAACGTTCTCCCGGTGTTTTGGCTATCCCTGTGCAGACGCCATTGCATGGACCTATCAGGAAGCGTCCGGACTGTTCGGTGAGCTGAGTATGGATTTGGAATTTGGCCCCAAGATGCGCTGTTACATGGTGGAAGCCGGACTGGAGGATATTCGTGTTGAACCGCTGATGCTGACCAGCTGCAATACGTCTGGCGAAGATTTTGCCGCTGTGATCCGCAGCTGGGAACATTATGTAGTAGAACAGCTTGCGGCGAAGTCAGGAAAGGACAAGAACTACTGCCAACGTCTACACGAAGGATTTGCAGCACACATAAGAGCCGTTACGCACGAAAAGGGATTTGGTGGATGGCCCATATGGGCAGCTTCCGGACGCAAGGGTAAACAATAG